The following coding sequences are from one Culex quinquefasciatus strain JHB chromosome 1, VPISU_Cqui_1.0_pri_paternal, whole genome shotgun sequence window:
- the LOC6042686 gene encoding T-complex protein 11-like protein 1 isoform X2: MDSSGSAGSSSEAKDIPASVEAALLRARTESESSDKSGPTRFVLPGTSGSPPKILTLEEVQDAVKNIENMTLAHEIAVNSDFKLQPYEPPENSVERIIKDTMHKAFWDVLREQLGRDPPCYDMAIQLLADIKDAFQSILSKNNERALARINEILDEQVVRQQAEQGVLDFQAYAKFVIHIMALSCAPVRDEQIGKLKDITDVVELFRGILEALSVMKLDMANCLLDAARNEVIANSVEYEKQKFKQFLELYKDGFPETEKWLKRNKMPEVAAGGSGTVEGATDQRRAKDTIFNAYLELIDWNTENEFPEMLEMDRDRVIGLQGRASRLCTCAATLAITCAAVPTIAQSVELRKSLASELIILVQNCNNTKDLDDIIENIWLHVRSVIQNRLTDLGQPKMDEALESTLKTQILQIAKKESPVRNLLWKRLLAFIQLVLRTNNPIPVPPGFQEFADDMEALAAAFKRISYYNYAVYGEYYHEILNKA; the protein is encoded by the coding sequence ATCCGGTCCCACCCGGTTCGTCCTGCCCGGCACCTCGGGCAGCCCGCCCAAGATCCTCACCCTGGAGGAGGTCCAGGACGCGGTCAAGAACATCGAGAACATGACGCTGGCGCACGAAATCGCCGTCAACAGTGACTTCAAGCTGCAGCCGTACGAACCGCCGGAGAACTCGGTCGAGCGGATCATCAAGGACACGATGCACAAGGCGTTCTGGGACGTGCTGCGGGAACAGCTCGGGCGCGACCCGCCCTGCTACGACATGGCGATCCAGCTGCTGGCTGACATCAAGGACGCGTTCCAGAGCATTTTAAGCAAGAACAACGAACGGGCGCTGGCACGGATCAACGAGATTCTGGACGAGCAGGTGGTGCGGCAGCAGGCGGAACAGGGCGTGCTGGATTTTCAGGCGTACGCCAAGTTTGTGATTCACATAATGGCGCTGTCGTGCGCTCCCGTTCGGGACGAGCAGATCGGCAAGCTGAAGGACATTACGGACGTGGTGGAGCTGTTCCGGGGGATTTTGGAGGCGCTGTCGGTGATGAAGCTGGACATGGCAAACTGTCTGCTGGACGCGGCCCGGAACGAAGTGATTGCCAACTCGGTCGAGTACGAGAAGCAAAAGTTTAAGCAGTTTTTGGAACTGTACAAGGACGGGTTTCCCGAGACGGAAAAGTGGCTCAAGCGGAACAAGATGCCGGAGGTGGCGGCTGGAGGAAGTGGCACGGTTGAAGGCGCCACCGACCAGCGTCGCGCCAAGGACACTATCTTCAACGCTTATCTGGAGCTGATCGACTGGAATACGGAGAACGAGTTCCCGGAAATGCTCGAGATGGACCGGGATCGCGTGATCGGCCTGCAGGGTCGTGCCTCCCGTCTCTGCACCTGCGCCGCCACTCTTGCCATCACATGTGCCGCCGTTCCGACGATCGCTCAGTCTGTCGAGTTGCGTAAAAGTCTCGCCTCCGAGCTGATCATCCTGGTGCAGAACTGCAACAACACTAAGGATTTGGACGACATCATCGAGAACATCTGGCTGCACGTGCGCTCCGTCATCCAGAACCGACTCACCGATCTCGGACAGCCCAAGATGGACGAAGCGCTCGAGAGTACGCTGAAGACGCAGATTCTCCAAATCGCCAAGAAGGAATCGCCCGTGCGGAACCTGCTCTGGAAGCGGCTGCTCGCCTTCATCCAGCTGGTGCTGCGGACCAACAATCCCATTCCGGTGCCGCCCGGCTTCCAGGAGTTTGCCGACGACATGGAAGCCCTGGCGGCGGCCTTCAAGCGAATTTCCTACTACAACTACGCCGTGTACGGAGAGTACTACCACGAGATCCTAAACAAGGCCTAA
- the LOC6042686 gene encoding T-complex protein 11-like protein 1 isoform X1, producing the protein MPADAFSRMDSSGSAGSSSEAKDIPASVEAALLRARTESESSDKSGPTRFVLPGTSGSPPKILTLEEVQDAVKNIENMTLAHEIAVNSDFKLQPYEPPENSVERIIKDTMHKAFWDVLREQLGRDPPCYDMAIQLLADIKDAFQSILSKNNERALARINEILDEQVVRQQAEQGVLDFQAYAKFVIHIMALSCAPVRDEQIGKLKDITDVVELFRGILEALSVMKLDMANCLLDAARNEVIANSVEYEKQKFKQFLELYKDGFPETEKWLKRNKMPEVAAGGSGTVEGATDQRRAKDTIFNAYLELIDWNTENEFPEMLEMDRDRVIGLQGRASRLCTCAATLAITCAAVPTIAQSVELRKSLASELIILVQNCNNTKDLDDIIENIWLHVRSVIQNRLTDLGQPKMDEALESTLKTQILQIAKKESPVRNLLWKRLLAFIQLVLRTNNPIPVPPGFQEFADDMEALAAAFKRISYYNYAVYGEYYHEILNKA; encoded by the coding sequence ATCCGGTCCCACCCGGTTCGTCCTGCCCGGCACCTCGGGCAGCCCGCCCAAGATCCTCACCCTGGAGGAGGTCCAGGACGCGGTCAAGAACATCGAGAACATGACGCTGGCGCACGAAATCGCCGTCAACAGTGACTTCAAGCTGCAGCCGTACGAACCGCCGGAGAACTCGGTCGAGCGGATCATCAAGGACACGATGCACAAGGCGTTCTGGGACGTGCTGCGGGAACAGCTCGGGCGCGACCCGCCCTGCTACGACATGGCGATCCAGCTGCTGGCTGACATCAAGGACGCGTTCCAGAGCATTTTAAGCAAGAACAACGAACGGGCGCTGGCACGGATCAACGAGATTCTGGACGAGCAGGTGGTGCGGCAGCAGGCGGAACAGGGCGTGCTGGATTTTCAGGCGTACGCCAAGTTTGTGATTCACATAATGGCGCTGTCGTGCGCTCCCGTTCGGGACGAGCAGATCGGCAAGCTGAAGGACATTACGGACGTGGTGGAGCTGTTCCGGGGGATTTTGGAGGCGCTGTCGGTGATGAAGCTGGACATGGCAAACTGTCTGCTGGACGCGGCCCGGAACGAAGTGATTGCCAACTCGGTCGAGTACGAGAAGCAAAAGTTTAAGCAGTTTTTGGAACTGTACAAGGACGGGTTTCCCGAGACGGAAAAGTGGCTCAAGCGGAACAAGATGCCGGAGGTGGCGGCTGGAGGAAGTGGCACGGTTGAAGGCGCCACCGACCAGCGTCGCGCCAAGGACACTATCTTCAACGCTTATCTGGAGCTGATCGACTGGAATACGGAGAACGAGTTCCCGGAAATGCTCGAGATGGACCGGGATCGCGTGATCGGCCTGCAGGGTCGTGCCTCCCGTCTCTGCACCTGCGCCGCCACTCTTGCCATCACATGTGCCGCCGTTCCGACGATCGCTCAGTCTGTCGAGTTGCGTAAAAGTCTCGCCTCCGAGCTGATCATCCTGGTGCAGAACTGCAACAACACTAAGGATTTGGACGACATCATCGAGAACATCTGGCTGCACGTGCGCTCCGTCATCCAGAACCGACTCACCGATCTCGGACAGCCCAAGATGGACGAAGCGCTCGAGAGTACGCTGAAGACGCAGATTCTCCAAATCGCCAAGAAGGAATCGCCCGTGCGGAACCTGCTCTGGAAGCGGCTGCTCGCCTTCATCCAGCTGGTGCTGCGGACCAACAATCCCATTCCGGTGCCGCCCGGCTTCCAGGAGTTTGCCGACGACATGGAAGCCCTGGCGGCGGCCTTCAAGCGAATTTCCTACTACAACTACGCCGTGTACGGAGAGTACTACCACGAGATCCTAAACAAGGCCTAA
- the LOC6042681 gene encoding poly(ADP-ribose) glycohydrolase, giving the protein MSAADDSPLDPDGGDHRPWRGVPMDIVYRGLDRFELRHFPEVRPSDDHTVLYNLPWEPDDTQPPAPRRSYPKWDANHVRLPCSHRSQYPVEQEDGSSTLESRWELVQNALLQPIRDSRELERAILSYNTKYATSWKFKSLHKLFEEELDEPESDGFFKHTLPKLIRLALALPELVPGAIPLLKQGSNKSISLSQQQVASLLANAFLCTFPRRNTQKKKSEYSLFPDINFNRLFQSSGQSVLEKIKCLCNYFRRVCARMPTGVVTFQRRYVHPKQFPEWARCEATVVREVVPIHISSEGTIEDQGRGLLQVDFANKYLGGGVLGHGCVQEEIRFVINPELLVSKLFTEALKPQEALLMLGTEQYSEYSGYASSFQFAGNFEDETPRDVSGRRVCYIVAIDALHFVQSSHQYREELMLRELNKAWVGFWHPLKTPAPGVATGNWGCGAFGGDARLKALLQLMVCCVLNRPLVYYTFGDRELRDQVYGMYTFLVDNKVKISEIWRSLKDFRKHGLPPNKLYPYFYQDYYDRRSKTSCFNLKSPKHMEKSPEPPPGSLANDPDDESLASLMRDLVDNDNDPEAAAGQPSTSHATPSPKKSGRMSLIAELDRSYYSVGPGPAKKLCPSTSPCSVNGNEVDETAESSEVRIQIETEEEEAKPTEEEEERTVEGSSQIQYEEEVGEFVEGTPPVEARKRSSTGDSGSEGRGSRKISDYFSKLGK; this is encoded by the exons ATGAGTGCAGCAG ATGACTCACCGCTCGATCCGGACGGTGGTGACCACCGGCCGTGGCGCGGCGTTCCGATGGACATCGTCTACCGTGGGTTGGACCGGTTCGAGCTGCGACACTTTCCGGAGGTGCGACCCTCGGACGACCACACCGTGCTGTACAATTTGCCGTGGGAACCGGACGACacgcaacctccggccccgcggCGCTCGTACCCCAAGTGGGACGCGAACCACGTGCGATTGCCCTGCTCGCACCGGAGTCAGTACCCGGTGGAGCAGGAGGACGGAAGCAGCACGTTGGAAAGTCGATGGGAACTGGTCCAGAATGCGCTGCTGCAACCGATTCGAGACAGCCGGGAGTTGGAGAGGGCGATTTTGTCGTACAACACGAAGTACGCGACCAGTTGGAAGTTTAAGTCGTTGCACAAACTGTTCGAGGAGGAGCTGGACGAGCCGGAAAGTGACGGGTTCTTCAAGCACACGCTGCCCAAGTTGATCCGGCTGGCATTGGCGCTGCCGGAACTTGTCCCGGGAGCGATTCCCCTCCTCAAGCAGGGCTCAAACAAGTCCATTTCCCTTTCCCAGCAGCAGGTGGCCAGTTTGCTGGCGAACGCCTTCCTGTGCACCTTTCCCCGGCGGAACACGCAGAAGAAAAAGTCCGAGTACAGCCTCTTTCCGGACATCAACTTCAACCGGCTGTTCCAGTCCAGCGGACAGTCGGTGCTGGAGAAGATAAAGTGCTTGTGCAACTACTTCCGACGCGTTTGTGCCCGCATGCCAACCGGGGTGGTCACGTTCCAGCGGAGGTACGTCCATCCGAAGCAGTTTCCCGAGTGGGCCCGGTGTGAGGCGACGGTGGTGCGTGAAGTGGTGCCGATTCATATTAGCTCCGAGGGGACGATTGAGGACCAGGGCCGAGGGCTGTTACAG GTCGACTTCGCCAACAAGTACCTCGGCGGGGGCGTCCTCGGCCACGGCTGCGTCCAGGAGGAGATCCGGTTCGTCATCAATCCGGAGCTGTTGGTGAGTAAGCTGTTCACGGAGGCGCTAAAACCGCAGGAAGCGCTGCTGATGCTGGGCACGGAGCAGTATAGCGAGTACAGCGGGTACGCGTCCAGCTTCCAGTTTGCTGGGAACTTTGAGGACGAAACGCCGCGCGATGTTAGTGGACGGCGCGTGTGCTACATTGTGGCGATTGACGCGTTGCACTTTGTGCAGAGCAGCCACCAGTACCGGGAGGAGTTGATGCTGCGGGAGTTGAACAAGGCTTGGGTGGGGTTTTGGCACCCGTTGAAGACGCCGGCGCCGGGTGTGGCTACGGGGAATTGGGGCTGCGGGGCGTTTGGAGGGGACGCGAGGTTGAAGGCGCTGCTGCAGCTGATGGTTTGCTGCGTGCTGAATCGACCGTTGGTTTACTACACCTTCGGGGATCGCGAGCTGAGAGATCAGGTTTACGGGATGTACACGTTCCTGGTGGACAACAAGGTTAAAATCA GTGAAATCTGGCGCTCCCTCAAGGACTTCCGCAAGCATGGCCTCCCCCCGAACAAGCTCTACCCTTACTTCTACCAAGATTACTACGACCGCCGGAGCAAAACATCCTGCTTCAACCTGAAAAGCCCAAAGCACATGGAAAAATCCCCCGAACCGCCCCCGGGATCCCTCGCCAACGACCCCGACGACGAAAGTCTAGCCTCGCTGATGCGCGACCTGGTCGACAACGACAACGACCCCGAGGCAGCAGCAGGCCAACCCTCAACGTCACACGCAACACCCTCGCCGAAAAAATCCGGCCGAATGTCGCTGATTGCCGAGCTGGATCGAAGTTACTACTCGGTCGGTCCGGGCCCCGCTAAAAAGCTCTGCCCGTCCACGTCGCCCTGTTCGGTCAATGGAAACGAGGTCGACGAGACGGCCGAAAGCAGCGAGGTTCGCATCCAGATCGAGACGGAGGAGGAAGAGGCGAAACCGaccgaggaggaggaggagcggACCGTTGAGGGAAGTAGCCAGATTCAGTACGAGGAGGAGGTTGGGGAGTTTGTGGAAGGGACGCCGCCGGTGGAGGCGAGAAAGCGGAGCTCTACGGGGGACAGTGGCTCGGAAGGTCGGGGAAGCAGGAAGATATCGGACTATTTCTCTAAACTTGGTAAGTAG